The Culex pipiens pallens isolate TS chromosome 2, TS_CPP_V2, whole genome shotgun sequence DNA window CCTCCATCAAAATGGCGTCCGCTCTACGGCCGCAGCCGGAACGGAAAAACGTTCGTGACGCCTTCTGTGGCCGTCACCCTTCACCCGCAGAAAAAGAACGGACTCACCGGACTGCTGCTCCTGTTACttgatgatgctgctgctgcggttCCTCGCCGCGTGCTCGTAGCCGACGTGGACGACGATGTCGGTTCGACCTGCGGTTGCGCGGTCGACTTCGATGATGTTGCGCGGGCCGGGACTTGGCTTTCCGGGCCAGCACGTGGGTGGATGGACCGCCTCCAGACGAGATGTTGACGGCTCGTCTCTTCCGGCGATGTAGCGTGTGCCGGGTCAAAACTTGTCCCACACTCGATGCGGGGCGGTGGTGGACGCGCGCTCGATCTCCTTCTGGTGCTGCTTAGCTGGTAGGGCGAGAGAAGCGAAGCCTTCGAATTTCGCGAATGAGGTTAGCACATGCACGGGGATAATTCGCACGGGGTAACGGTTTACCTGATCTCTAGCTAGGCCGCGCACTAGGCTAACTTCTTCGCACACACAAACTTCTAACTTCGACGAGATCTAGGGGGGGAGAAGTTAGAATTTAAAGCCTAACCGGAAACACTACCACGCCACTTTCAAACCTCAGGACTGGACAGGGGAACCCGGGATAAAAGTCCGCGCACTCCACACTTCACAAAGGTCTGGGACAAAGTGAACGAGTACTAGGTTCCTCAGAACGGGGAAAGTGGCCCCAGACGTACTTTTGGTACGTCGTTTCCCGGAGATTGCCTCGGGCTTCTTCGGATCTTTAAAGATCTGAGTTCCCGTCCCACTCTAGCGGTCGGCAATGGCTCTGACCGTCCCTTTCCGTCTTCCCGAAGGATTCAACATATGAGCGACCTCAGCGAAATTCTCTCTCCAGGTCTTAAACCAGTAACGATAGTTACCAACGATCGTGAGGGCTAACATCACCTACATTGATTACCGTGGTAACGGAGATCGAATTACATTTAAAGACGAACGGAAAAaccgaaataaataaataaataactgcTAACAAGTGCAACTGTTACATCACTCCATGcttaaattacgaaaattcaGTTTATAAAGAACTGAATTTTCGTAAGGGGAAATCATACGAAAAAACAAGGAggaaccacacaaaaaaaaaacaaaaaaatactacaaatatatttaaatttcactaaaaacaATTTGCGAAAGATTCTTCAACAGTTCGGGGTCATTTATGATCATCGGTTACAAGTAACCTCCATCTCTATTTCCAAGTCATGATCCATCACAGAAAATGCTTGTTACTGACCATCAACGTCTTCACTCCGGTCTCCAGCGAACGTTCAGAAATCCTCAACAAAATGCTagtgcaaaatttttttaacctaATCATGGATACTTTCTTTTTCGGTCATTTACTTTACAGGCTATTATCCCTTAATTTCTCCCAGAAAAACTACTTGCTTGAACAATCCAAGACTAACAGTTTGACTATGACTAGTGGTTGACATTCCTCATTCATTCATCCTAACACTCAAATCCCAATCAATAAATGTAGCCGTTGCGATTCGATCGGTTGGAAACGGTGCAGCTTATGCGCCACTCCCGTGAGGGAGACTGCCCGccatgttaaatttgcccggtttGAGACTCTCGAAGAGGTGCTCGGTtgaacttcttcccagggaagAAGCAAGATCGAATCGGCCAGCGTACCAAAGTGACCCACAAGAACGGTACGGAAAGCTCAGCCTCCCGAAAAAGCTCCTCAGAAATCCACCAGTATAGGACCCCCCGTGCCCGTATGAATCATCATGGGTAGTACCGACACCCGCCACCAGAGAACTTCACGAAGCATGGGAAATACGCCGAACTTTTGCATTGGGGAGGAAAGGACTGGGAACGGACCCTAAAGTGACGGAAGCAGCGCTCCGGATCGACCAAAAAAACTAACACGTGAGCTCATTTTAACTGCAGGGACTTTATTTAACTCCAAAACAATTACACAAAATACTTCAGGTAGGAAATCAAAAAGAGGTGCTCATTTTATTGGACTAGTCTAAGGTTTTGTATTTCATTCATTGTTTCGTCTTCAACGTCTAACTAATCATCTTCCTACTGTGTGCGTTTGCTCACCCTACTGTCTGTACTCTTCGTTCTTCTGTTACCCCGTGCTTTTGTGCTCTCTCCTCAAATCTTCAGCTCGTCAGCTGGAACAGCTGATCGCTGACGTCACCGGCAGTCAAGCGGACTGCGGCAGACAAAAGGCACTAGAGTGCGATGTCGTGGATGTGTGGGGCGAATCAATAAAGGCCGTCACACTCCGAGCGCATGGCAACACGCGCTTAAACAAAATGGACGCCCTCCATCAAAATGGCGTCCGCTCTACGGCCGCAGCCGGAACGGAAAAACGTTCGTGACGCCTTTCGTGGCCGTCACCCTTCACCCGAACCAATAGAATGGACTCACCGGACTGCTGCTGTTGCTCCTGTTActtgctgatgctgctgctgttgttcctTACCGCGTGCTCGCGGACGGCGCGGACGACTCTGCCGGTTCGACCTGCGGTTGCGTGGTCGACTTTGATGAAGTTGCGCGGGCCGGGACTTGGCTTTCCGGGCCAGCACGTGGGCGGATGGACCGCCTCCAGACGAGATGTTGACGGCTCGTCTCTTCCGGCGATGTAGCGTGTGCCGGGTCAAAACTTGTCCCACACTCGATGCGGGGCGGTGGTGGACGCGCGCTCGATCTCCTTCTGGTGCTGCTTAGCTGGTAGGGCGAGAGAAGCGAAGCCTTCGAACTTCGCGAATGAGGTTAGCACATGCACGGGGATAATTCGCACGGGGTAACGGTTTACCTGATCTCTAGCTAGGCCGCGCACTAGGCTAACTTCTTCGCACACACAAACTTCTAACTTCGACGAGATCTAGGGGGGGAGAAGTTAGAATTTAAAGCCTAACCGGAAACACTACCACGCCACTTTCAAACCTCAGGACTGGACAGGGGAACCCGGGATAAAAGTCCGCGCACTCCACACTTCACAAAGGTCTGGGACAAAGTGAACGAGTACTAGGTTCCTCAGAACGGGGAAAGTGGCCCCAGACGTACTTTTGGTACGTCGTTTCCCGGAGATTGCCTCGGGCTTCTTCGGATCTTTAAAGATCTGAGTTCCCGTCCCACTCTAGCGGTCGGCAATGGCTCTGACCGTCCCTTTCCGTCTTCCCGAAGGATTCAACATATGAGCGACCTCAGCGAAATTCTCTCTCCAGGTCTTAAACCAGTAACGATAGTTACCAACGATCGTGAGGGCTAACATCACCTACATTGATTACCGTGGTAACGGAGATCGAATTACATTTAAAGACGAACGGAAAAaccgaaataaataaataaataactgcTAACAAGTGCAACTGTTAcacatgctattgacaaattatcacaaaagtgtttcgaatttgtgggtgttccgaatgtGTGAGATGActgtactgccgctctaatcgagtccgtcccataGGCAagaacagcaagccgagaaaaacgcacgtcaaatttgtcccgcccataaggtaacgtgttagaatttcacgaaaaagtgaattttctaCGGTTTTCTTTAACAAAGTACTaaagtttattgtttttttttgatagttcacatgatttgaaaccaaactgcatcattgaCAAAATTACATATCAGACGGACCTGATTTGAGCGATTAGTGAGCTGACcgcggggacgcgctgtcttgcaTGCTCAAGAGtagcatgctcattttcatttcttttgtgtcgctgtttgtgtgcttgggtgcgtggttattatatataggcgaagggattttattaaatgatcattacattgcattattatatttaattgattatataaccacactatattttacacttaacacattatacaaaacacatatgaaactgtaaacacgagcgtttggtacggtatgtccacgcatacttcctcccctgtagattctgtgaaatgtgctccgttcacagaatctgtctctgcggttaatgcaacgcagtaggcctggccgctttaatttatgTAATACATCTTCGGGGTTACTCAAGTGTACTGCaataattaatattgacaagaaagtacttggggcgtaatctaaccccaagttcttccaggatactttcttcgggctggctgcgcttgtgttcgataaggttagattagattagatcagacGGACCTGATTTGAGCGGCAGTGTactgactgtaaaaaaatcttcaataatgacattaatttcaaaagtgttaaataaattatgcaaatatgcacaaaaaataatgtagttttttttaaacaaaataaagtaTATCGGTTTTAGCTTGACACATATAAAATGAGATTTTGTTTGCAAATATAATTATTCATTTATCTCAAACCATCCTCACAAGAATAACGTCCAAGCTTAAACTAATGGAAAATAACTAAGACTTGTATATTTAGTGTAGAACATGCTTCATTCACTTTATTATTCTACAATTGGACTAGTATTTAATAACAACTCTAATGGTGATAGTACGCCTTCTGCACCGGGACGGCCAGCACCTTGTGCACCTGTGGCTGCGGTGCCTGGTATCCCTTGATCGGTTCCCGGTGGACCTGGGCGATGAATCCGCTCTTGCCATCGACGTGGTACGTCACGGTGCGCTTGTGGCCATCGGCATCGATCAGGTAGTATTCGCCCTGGGTGGTGTGATCCTTGCGGGACTCCTTCTGGCCGTGCACGTCTCCGGTGTGGTCATCATGAACGTCGTACGCGTACTCGTAGTGGGCAGGCGCGTGGTGTTCCTCCTCGTGATGACCCTGCTGGTAGTATTGCTGGGCAGCGATGGCTCCGAAGCATACCACCAACAAAGCAACAGACAAGAtctagaaaatgttgataaatctGTGTTAAGACATTTTGTTATTTCTAAAGTTGATTGCTCAACAATACCTTGGCAGACATTATGACTTGGATTTTTGTAAAGCAGAAACAAACACTTGAAAAGCTTTACTGAAACTGATGCATAAGCCATGAAACTGGCTGCAATTTATAATGCGTTGAAAATTTCCCACACCAAGCAATGTCAATCAGGACTCCTTTCCTTTTTGGGGCGTTTCCCCAGCATTTATCGTTGCTGCACTAGAAGAGTTTATCATTCGAAAGTCAACCTAATGTTTGCACGAAGGAAGCTGTAAAAAGTTTTCACGTTAACTGGTTCTCACTGAGAGCAGTTTCGTGTTATCAtgtcaacttgaatgttttgaggtTATTTTCAGCCATGTCCATGAAACAACTAAATCAAGTAGAATTGAGTTTAGCAAACGATTCCTTCTCAAATTTTTAGGCGAACAAGATTCAATATATAAGCAGCGTGAAGTTGTTGACCTGATATCAGTGCAGTCGATTGTCCCATTCTTCAAAGATCTACCATTAAAACTATTCAACAGTAGACATGTCTCTCAAGGTAATTGTACTGTTCTTTCGAATCAGAAATAAATTTCTATACTAATATGAACATTACAGGTCACCATCGTTCTCCTGGCTTTCGTTGGCGCCATCGCTGCCCAGCATTACTACCAGCAGGGTAATCAACAGGGTCATCATGAAGAGGAACACCACGCACCTGCCCACTACGAGTACGCGTACGACGTTCATGATGACCACACCGGAGACGTGCACGGCCAGAAGGAGTCCCGCAAGGATCACACCACCCAGGGCGAATACTACCTGATCGATGCCGATGGCCACAAGCGCACCGTGACGTACCACGTCGATGGCAAGAGCGGATTCATCGCCCAGGTCCACCGGGAACCGATCAAGGGATACCAGGCACCGCAGCCACAGGTGCACAAGGTGCTGGCCGTCCCGGTGCAGAAGGCGTACTATCATCATTAAAGAGTGTAGTTATTAAATGGCATATTCAAATTCATCAATCTAGCATAATGTAGCGGAATATATCTGAATataaactaattaaaaaaaaactattgcttTACTTAGTGATCGTGTTAATCTGTCTCAACTTATGACCATAGCAGATCTTAAAAATCCAGTTctaatttcaatcctgagatacaCAGTCAAAATTGAGTAAATTTGAAAGGTGTAATTTCGGAAGGTACTCAAAAAGGGACATTACACCAGAGAGTGGTtgctagagtgtaacaaaattgactttttggtgggcattcaggggtttgttccggtgttATTATTATTCtactcaaatcccaaatatgagcttgattggacgtaacaatAGCTGGTGCCTTaaatttaaatgggatttaacccttgaaaatactttttttcaaaaatgtctatttttaaAGTGGCCAttaatgcgtttaccaaaaacatcactggcgtgtaggccagatccttgcgcgtGTTTTGGTACtgataacattgaagtttggagcaccctggagctcggtacagaccttgaAAGTTTGGCATCTCGGGCGTCTCGGGCGTcacgaggtgcgacgcatatcttttttgccaggGCCGGATCATTTTCGTGAATATTTTCAACCGGAAAAATTTGATATGGATCAATTCTGAAGCATTTTAGGGTATATTTTTTACCAAATAAATCCGGAAAAACTAAAACCGgccctaaagtggccagattgggcCAATTGGTTCAAGAACTCCAATATGCaacatattcgaaaaaaaaagtttattatcaATGCTTGATTTCAGAACtgtgaaattaactaaaaaaagctttgaaaactATTTAGGATTCTTAAATGTtgataataaaaacataaaaaaaacattgaaaaaatatgtcaaattaaaactaaaacgttacttaatccacctttaggtgtttggtgccttcctcgcatatttttatcaaaatttctgagatcaggcctcaaaaaaagtgtattaaaaacactaaagtacttataacttttgatagggttgtcagatcttcaatctttttggcttgttggaaaggttttttgattacctgtcCAATGAtgagtcgcatgatagatccggacaacttttttatcaaaatatttgagatccggcctcaaaaaagtgtataaataacacttaaggtgaagccgttgatcattttcgaagaaatttgaACATCACTCTGAAAttctctgtattgaattcaattt harbors:
- the LOC120424921 gene encoding larval cuticle protein A2B-like → MSLKVTIVLLAFVGAIAAQHYYQQGNQQGHHEEEHHAPAHYEYAYDVHDDHTGDVHGQKESRKDHTTQGEYYLIDADGHKRTVTYHVDGKSGFIAQVHREPIKGYQAPQPQVHKVLAVPVQKAYYHH
- the LOC120424922 gene encoding larval cuticle protein A2B-like, with amino-acid sequence MSAKILSVALLVVCFGAIAAQQYYQQGHHEEEHHAPAHYEYAYDVHDDHTGDVHGQKESRKDHTTQGEYYLIDADGHKRTVTYHVDGKSGFIAQVHREPIKGYQAPQPQVHKVLAVPVQKAYYHH